In Parus major isolate Abel chromosome 1, Parus_major1.1, whole genome shotgun sequence, the following proteins share a genomic window:
- the PRDX4 gene encoding peroxiredoxin-4 isoform X4: MCRGRRLTGVRQVSKPAPYWEGTAVINGEFKELKLTDYEGKYLVFFFYPLDFTFVCPTEIIAFSDRIEEFRAINTEVVACSVDSKFTHLAWINTPRKQGGLGPMKIPLLSDLTHQISKDYGVYLEDQGHTLRGLFIIDNKRILRQITMNDLPVGRSVDETLRLVQAFQYTDKHGEVCPAGWKPGSETIIPDPAGKLKYFDKLN; encoded by the exons TCTCCAAGCCAGCACCTTACTGGGAGGGAACAGCAGTCATTAATGGAGAGTTTAAAGAGCTGAAGTTAACAGATTATGAAGGAAAATATCTTGTCTTCTTCTTCTATCCTCTTGACTT TACGTTTGTCTGTCCAACTGAGATAATTGCTTTCAGTGACCGAATTGAAGAATTCAGAGCAATAAATACCGAAGTAGTAGCATGTTCTGTGGATTCAAAATTCACTCATTTAGCATG GATTAATACTCCTCGTAAACAAGGAGGACTTGGACCAATGAAGATTCCCCTTCTTTCTGATCTGACACACCAGATTTCAAAGGATTACGGAGTGTATTTGGAAGATCAAGGACATACCCTTAG aggCCTTTTCATTATTGACAATAAGAGAATCCTTCGACAGATCACAATGAATGACCTTCCTGTTGGGAGATCAGTGGATGAAACACTTCGTTTAGTACAAGCATTCCAGTACACAGACAAACATGGAGAAG tttgtccTGCTGGTTGGAAACCTGGCAGTGAAACG ATAATTCCAGATCCAGCTggaaaactgaagtattttgatAAACTAAACTGA
- the PRDX4 gene encoding peroxiredoxin-4 isoform X3, with amino-acid sequence MFIKDFIILLPPCLELESSFILELCFSKPAPYWEGTAVINGEFKELKLTDYEGKYLVFFFYPLDFTFVCPTEIIAFSDRIEEFRAINTEVVACSVDSKFTHLAWINTPRKQGGLGPMKIPLLSDLTHQISKDYGVYLEDQGHTLRGLFIIDNKRILRQITMNDLPVGRSVDETLRLVQAFQYTDKHGEVCPAGWKPGSETIIPDPAGKLKYFDKLN; translated from the exons ATGTTTATTAAAGACTTCATCATTCTGTTACCCCCATGTTTAGAGCTGGAAAGCAGTTTCATCTTGGAACTGTGCT TCTCCAAGCCAGCACCTTACTGGGAGGGAACAGCAGTCATTAATGGAGAGTTTAAAGAGCTGAAGTTAACAGATTATGAAGGAAAATATCTTGTCTTCTTCTTCTATCCTCTTGACTT TACGTTTGTCTGTCCAACTGAGATAATTGCTTTCAGTGACCGAATTGAAGAATTCAGAGCAATAAATACCGAAGTAGTAGCATGTTCTGTGGATTCAAAATTCACTCATTTAGCATG GATTAATACTCCTCGTAAACAAGGAGGACTTGGACCAATGAAGATTCCCCTTCTTTCTGATCTGACACACCAGATTTCAAAGGATTACGGAGTGTATTTGGAAGATCAAGGACATACCCTTAG aggCCTTTTCATTATTGACAATAAGAGAATCCTTCGACAGATCACAATGAATGACCTTCCTGTTGGGAGATCAGTGGATGAAACACTTCGTTTAGTACAAGCATTCCAGTACACAGACAAACATGGAGAAG tttgtccTGCTGGTTGGAAACCTGGCAGTGAAACG ATAATTCCAGATCCAGCTggaaaactgaagtattttgatAAACTAAACTGA